A window of Planococcus sp. MSAK28401 genomic DNA:
CCTTGAGAAGCAAGTTGAATCTGTTGGTGGAGTTTGCAAAAACACACTTGGATAAATTCAAGGAATGGCAAAAAGAGCGTGAGCAAGAAAAACAAAAAACCATGGCTAGAAAAAGAGATCAGGAGTTGGAACGATAAGCCGACCTTGGTCTCTTCTTTTATTGAAATCAATACCTGAGAAATTGGAATTCAAACCAATGGCCCTGATCCATGAACTTGTCGTACTTTTCTACAGGCTCTCTCTCTGCAATATTATTCGAATCACTTACCATGAAAAAGGAGTGAGGAATCTAAAATGAAATTAGAAATTTTAGTGTATAAAAAGTACAAAGGGATTGTTACTAGTGATGATTACATTCGATGGGCCGGTTTCCTTCTCCGAGAGATGGATTCTATTGAATTAGCAAAGCTAGCCACAATGAATCAAAATACCAACTTATTCGAGATTGAGAAAATGTTTCAGAACGTATTGAGCGAAATCAACTTAAAAATGCCATCGATTCAAGAGGCTATGTACGGCTATATTTCTTATTTGGAGCAAGAAATTCTTCAAAGTAACCAATCACCTATTCTTACTGCGAAGAAAATTTGTGAAATTGCATATAGCGAAGGCTTAGAGAAAAAAAAGATGGAATGGTATGAGATTAGTGAGTGGATTGATCAGTTAGAATACGATTCAGATTTTAGACTTTCGAAAGAAGAAGTTGAAAATAAAATTAGGGATTTTGTGTTAACTAATGATCAACAGCAGATAAACGTAACTAAAGTGGATTGATTGCTTTTGGTCAGTGAGTTGAGAAAAATAGAAAAGACATTCCGACAGTGCCCATCTATACACCCTGTAGAAATCAGGTGTATTGTGGGCAGCTTCCAGCTGTAAATAATGGGAGACATTGAACGTGCAGCGGCTAAATGAAAAGAATAAAAGTCCCAACAAGATCCGAGAGCGAAAAGCGAGAGTGCCCAGTTATACACCACCCTAATTTTAGGGTGGTTCCTGGAACTTTTATGTCGCCTTCGGATATGAAAATAATAATGATTCGTTCGTAAATATAGGATGAGTTAGTCAATTTCTAGTTGGTTTACATATCCCGACTTATCGGAAGTTCTCTAATAAAAAACCGTAGAAGGTGCTGATTCACAGCATCTTCTTTTTAATTTTCTAGAAATGCTGTTAAAACAGTATCTTTCAGCCTAAGAGAAGCATAAAATAAAGCTACATTTAACTTCGATTAAAGCTAAATTTAAGGGGTGAAAACATGCGAATTCCAATCAGTCGGTTAGTTAAAGAGTTGTCTCTTGAAGCCCATCAACTTCGAGAATGGGAAAAACGAGGATGGCTTGGTGAAGTGGTAAAAGATCCTCGACAGAATCAGCAACGAGTTTATACAGAAGAACAAGTGGAACGAATTCAATTAATTGCCGATACCATTCAAGCGCAGCGAGAAAAAGGCATTAAGCGAACAGACTTAGCGGAAGTTGAAGCTAAATTATTGGAACGGTTCGGCGGCGAAATAAAGCGAATCGATACAGATTTGGTAGTGGCTCCGCAGTCTCTCAATCAGATTGTTGAATTGCTGATGGGGCAGAACCAGAAAATTAATGAGCTGCAGCAACTCATGCACCATCAGCCGAAAAACCAATTGCCGGATCCAGTGGATCATACGGAAGTACTTACTGACTTGAAAAACGAATTAAAAAAGAGCCAGGAACGAGAGGAAAAGCTGTTGGCCAATGTCCAGCAACTACAAAGTGATATGGATGAATTTAAAAAAGCCCCTGCAAAATCCAAATGGAAGTTTTGGGGCAAAGACTAGGGTGTGAATTTAACTTAGTTGTAGTTAAGTTAAATTCGAGTTGCAAGAAATTGATCAGTTATGAGTGTAGGTAATTGATTGAGACCTTATGTGACTAGTAATCTTTTTTAATCTTATTAAATAAGGAGCTAGATAAAGAAAGCGAAGACGTAAAAAGAGAAAACAACGGATATTTGAAATGCGTTGTTTTCTCTTAATTTCATTAAGTTTAGAAGTTTAAAAATGGGAGAATTTTCACAAATAAGTTATGAATAAGATTTAATATCGAACTTCTTTAGCATATTGAGCAGTGTCTACAGAAAGTCCAGGAGTAACTGAAAGGAAACCTTTACTCGCATTAAAACTAGGGTTTACTGTAGCTCTTGCGTGTCCGTAAGATAGTACCGTATTGAATGCACCAGATTTTGTTTTTGAGTAGATGTGGACATTAATATTTCCATCATATACGCTTGCTCCCTGTCTAAGATTAAATCTGTTACCTAAGCCATAAGTCGAGGTGATTGGAGTAAACGTATAAGAACGTTGGAATCTGCTTCCAGCTGATGTCTCGTAATTGCGTTGACTATACCCAAATACATTACCTCCACTTGTCGGATAGGTGATCGACGAAGAAGACCATCCCAATGAGATAGCGTCAGTAAAAGTATTGACTGGTTTTGATAACCATTTGTATGTGCCATATAATCGGAACTTAGAACTTCCAGTTCTATCTGAAGTAACTTC
This region includes:
- a CDS encoding MerR family transcriptional regulator, whose amino-acid sequence is MRIPISRLVKELSLEAHQLREWEKRGWLGEVVKDPRQNQQRVYTEEQVERIQLIADTIQAQREKGIKRTDLAEVEAKLLERFGGEIKRIDTDLVVAPQSLNQIVELLMGQNQKINELQQLMHHQPKNQLPDPVDHTEVLTDLKNELKKSQEREEKLLANVQQLQSDMDEFKKAPAKSKWKFWGKD